Proteins encoded by one window of Dioscorea cayenensis subsp. rotundata cultivar TDr96_F1 chromosome 20, TDr96_F1_v2_PseudoChromosome.rev07_lg8_w22 25.fasta, whole genome shotgun sequence:
- the LOC120251163 gene encoding uncharacterized protein LOC120251163: MVGGYFPVCIQCGTRSNPCRCKVVGPTVGFLAFAAAAVVEWPVGAFVYLFRHVKGRRIMAHPAAVVYPSVTNAIPI, translated from the coding sequence ATGGTTGGAGGGTACTTTCCGGTGTGTATCCAGTGTGGGACAAGGAGCAACCCATGCCGGTGCAAGGTGGTTGGACCAACCGTGGGCTTCTTGGCCTTCGCCGCTGCGGCGGTGGTGGAGTGGCCTGTTGGGGCTTTTGTCTATCTCTTTCGGCACGTGAAAGGCCGCCGTATTATGGCACATCCTGCGGCTGTTGTCTACCCTTCCGTCACTAATGCGATTCCCATCTGA